The Panthera tigris isolate Pti1 chromosome A1, P.tigris_Pti1_mat1.1, whole genome shotgun sequence region TGCCCACCCCacgtccctcctccccctccccctcattcGTCATTCCCACCTGGACCCTGCTGTAACCTGGGAACACTTTGGTTTCTGCCCGGGGCTCCAGAGGAGGCACAGGGGTTACAGGGGGGCCTCCACACcctgccctcctcttcctctctctctcccaacttGCCCCATCCTCCAGGGCCTTCAGGCCCCACCTCCTTCAGGAAACCTGGTGGGCACATGAGTCCACAGGGGTCCTTCTCCCACCTGACTTGCTAACCCTTGATGCCTGGGGCCTCGTGGGCCTTGCCATGCCCTGGGCGTCCCTGCCCAGCTTGGATTCTGGCTGTTCGAAGTGTATGGGGAGCCTCCCCTAGAAAAGAGAGGAGTCTGGGCCCTGAACGGAGATGAGAAGATGCTCCCACCTGCCACGTGAGAAAGGGAGCTGGTTGGCCAGCAGGCCTGGCATCCAGTCCCCTccgccatgtgaccttgggcaagtccctcctccctggcctcagttcatccatctgcaaaatgagggctGAGCTCTGAGTGGGTTTGTGTGCACGCGTGGAGAAGGTAgacggaggagaggcagaggccacAAGAAAGGACTTGCACGGGGGACTGGCATCACCCGGGGCAACCTCCCACGGCCTCGGGGCCTCTCAGAGCCCCAGAGGGCACAGCTACCCTTTGCGGCCAGGCAGGCTGCCCGCCTGCCTTCTGTCTCACATCATAGACTCCTCCTCCTcagcgatctcgcggtccacctCGATGGCAGTGTTCTCGAAGCTGGTGATGCCCCCGTACTTGCGCATGTGCACCATCAGTGGCTTGGGTGACTGGCTCCCTGCTAGCGTGGCCACGTACATGCCAGTCCGGTTCTCCTCCAGCGACGGGCCCCAGTCCATGGTCGGTCGGCTGGCCTGCTGGAGCCGCTGCAGCAGAGCAAGGAGAGCGGTGAAAACGGCCGGCGCTCGTGGTGGAGTGCTTCCTGGGGCCGGGCACCGGACAGAGACGTCACCACGGCACCTGGATCAGTCCGCGCAAGAATCGCAGGGGGCCCGGGCGGTAGCACCTTCCCCAGGGGAGTGAGCCACACGCCTGGATGAGAGTCCTGCTCTGCTGTCACGAACTGGGTGGCCTTTGGGCATGGAATTTAAGCTTTCCatgctctgtttcctcctctgtaacttGGGGATCATGATATGCCCTCACGGGCAGGCCCTGAGATGCAGCACTTAGCAGGGTGCCGGGAACAGGGCAAGGCCCAGTAAATGGTGTCTGCTGTGACTGCAATCCAGGAGCCCACTCTGGGTGCCTTCCCCTAAATGCTGAGTCCTAAGGAGCTGGGAGGTTTGGGAAAGAGCCAGGAACCAGGAGAACTGAGACAGGACTGTCGCTGACCTTCCAAGTGTCTAACATTTGGCCTCGCTCTGACTCTGATGTGTGACCTTTCCCTCTCAAGCCCCAGTTTCcatgggaggagggaggtgacTAAGACAATGACTAAGTCTGGACGTTCTAGGGTTCCTCCCTTTTCCAACTACATTCCCAAAAGCCTTCTGCCTGAGCTGCAGGGAGAAGAGCCCCAGACCCTTGAAGGCAGACGGACAACCAACATCAAGTGGAGCCTTGCTGGGTGCAGATTCAAGGAGGATAACGTGTGCGGTGCCCTTAGCCCGAGGCCTAGCATGGCTCCATACTCAAAGCATGGTGACACTTAACTGTTGTAGAGCACGTCACCCCACTGCTCAGAAACTTGCCAGTGGCTTATCATCTCACTTAGAATGGAACCCAAAGTGCTCACCACGGCCTCCACGTCCTGGCCCCTGTCTGCCTCCCTGACCTCAGCTCCGAccactctccttctgccctcaCCTGCTCTGATCCAGTCTCGCCGACCCCTTTGCTGCCCTCAAACATGCCAgcccctcctgcctcagggcctttgcaccgactgtccttctgcctggaatgctctccccTTCCAAAGCTAGATAGATCACCTTGTCTATTTGGTCAGGTGTCtgtccccacacacacccccacccctccggGAGGTCTTCCCAGACACCCTGGCCAAAATACCACCTTCCATCATTCTCTATTCCTAAacttaggtttgttttttgtttttgtttctgtgttgttttgttttttttttaagtatagtacTTACCACtatctttatgtatttgtttgtttattgtctgtctcccacaTTAAAATACAAGCCCCTTGAGAGCAAGGACTTAGGTCTGTTCCCAGCTGCACACTAGTGCCTAGATCAAGACTTCCTGACCTGAGAACTGTGGACGTCTCGGCCTGGAGAATCCCTGTGTAAGGGCTGTTCTGCACACTGAGGATGGTTAGCAgatccctgccctctccccactggaTCCCGGGAGCATCCCCTGTGCACACTGTACTCTTACGACAATCAAAGTGCCTCCAGACATTAGCAAATGGCTTCTGAGGGCAAAATCGCCCCCGTGAGAATCCCTGGTGGGGAACAAAACATTCACCATGTTCCAGCCTTATGCTAAATGTGGGCTTCTTCAATCCTTACAGAGTCCCTGGGAAAGGGGCATTAAGACTTTCATCGTCTACTCTCACAGATACTATCTGGAGGTAAAGTTCAGCAAGGTCGGTCACCTTGGCCAAGCTCACACAGTGGTCAtcctggggtttgaacccaggcagtctgattccATCCTAAACTTTTAGAATACTCTGCTTTTCTGCCCCTCACAGTTCTGAAGATGCTGACGAGCCTCTTTTCTTCTCATAGCAACCCTTATGGGTAGGTGTCACTGTCCTCACtttaaggagagagaaagcaaggttcagagaggtgtgTTAACTTGCTTAGGGTCATGCAGCTGGCAAAAGGCAGCCCTAGGATTCCTCCTAGTGTGTCAGTGCTAGAAACCCTGGTTTCTGAAGGTGGCACTCCGTACCTGGGCAAGTCCTCTGCAGTGCTGACCCCATAACAACATGGCCCCGCCACCTGgctgtctcctcctttcctttgcaGACACCCTGGCTCTCACGCAAGGAGACAGGTTTCCTTTAGAGGTACAGGTGGGGCTCCCGAGGTTCAGAGAAGGCAAGGCGTTTGCTCCTAGTCACACAGCAATTGGAGACAGAGCGGTGGCTGGACTCCAGGACTAGCCTGTggtctgggtggtgcagtcatTTCTGCAGGGGGAGGGCTCTGAGCCTCTCTCCAGGTGGAGATatgaaggtggggtggggggcagctgagGTGCAGTGGAGCTCTATGGGAGGTGGGAGAAGCTGACAAGCAGGCTGGGGGTGGTGTATGGAGGGGCACAGGAGGCTCGATTTGTAACCAGTTCCggtggtgtaaatattcccaccaaGGTCAGTTTCAAGTTATCGATGGTTTAACAACTGGCTCACAATATCCCTGAGTATTTAACAATTAGCTCTTATGAACCAGCACAAGCTGGCTCTGTTTGGGGGTCCGTAGGCTCTTCCCAGGCCCTAGTAGCCTCCCTCAGCTCTGCTCACTATGACAGCCTCTTGCCCCCAGAGGACTCCACACCCATGGCGTCAGAAGTCCCGAGAGTgtgatgaggctcagagaggggcagaacaTTGCAGTGGTCACACAGCATCACAGCACACCCACTGGCCCACTCCCCTCTTCTGAGGCCTGCAGATCCCTGTGCCCAGACAGCTTGCATTCTCTGTGCTTTCTAGATCTCTTCACAAAGCCTGGCGTGGGCAGGGCTCCCACCATCAGCCCGTTCTCAGGCCACCCGTGGGCTGCAGCAGGGAGAAGAGTGAGAGTCCACCCTCTGGGGTCCCTCAGTGTTGCCTTCTGACCTTGAGTTTCATAGGGAAGCTTTGGGCTGGTGACCGGAGTCTGGGTCCTGACCTCTGCCCGACTCACAGTGGGACCCTGGGCCATTCCCTTGTCCTCTCCCCAACACACGTGGACACTGGCCCACATCGGTGGTCTCTGGAGTGTGCTCCCCCTCAGAGGCCTCGCGTGGCCCCGGGGGCCACAGGGCAGGACCCGAAGCCCCTTGAGACTGCCTTACCCCAAGCAGGATTCATAGCTCAGGCTACTGGCTGGAAAAGCCTGCAAGGCCCTGGATAAGGTGCTGGTGCAGATGTGTTCTGTTCCAGCAGGTGGGCCCAGGGCCGGGCCACGGGTCGGGAAGACCAAGGGCAGACTTACCTCCCAGAGCGAGCCCTCCTCCCGGAGCACGGCCACCAGCATGCCAGCTGGGATCATGAGGCAGGACAGCAGGCCCATCAGGATGCCCAGCAGCTCCGCCCAGGCTGGGAATCTGTAGCTGCCGTACTCTGAGGGCTGGTACTTGACGATGCTGTATACCAGCAGGGCCTGCAGGCGGGGGCCCCAGCGTCACAGTGGGCTTTGCACAGGCCCCAGGGCTTGGGGTAGCCCAGGTCTGAGCTACCCGAAGGCCTGAGGGAGCCCAGCTCAGAGCCACCCAGTGTCGGAGATAACCTTAGCTGTGCAGAACCTAAGATGGTCCATCCTCGGAGCCTTTGCGAGGCCTGAGACAGCCCAGCTCTGAAGCACCCAATTCCTGAGACAGCCTGTGCCTGAACTTCTTCAATTCCAAGGCCAAGAAAGCACAGACACAAGCAAACACACGAGCCTCAAAGCCCCCGCCCTAAGGGCCCGAGGCCTGAGAATGCCCCACTCATTTTGCCAACCAAATGCAGGGCTAGGGTCAGCCCGGCTACAACAGCTGGGGACATCAAGGGGACGGGAGTAGACCAAGATCCTGGTGCCCACCCACCCCTCAGCCCTGACAGAGGCCCACTCCAGGCCAGGGCAGCCCTACCAGCCTGAGTGCCCAGGGCGGGGCCCTACTCTCAGCCCCGGGGCCCCAGCCAGCAGCCTTCTTTCCCACCCATTACCAGAAGCGTGGCCGGGGACAGGAACAGCCAGCAGGCCCTGAAGTACAGGCCCGGCTTGAAGCCCAGCATCATGTGGATGTCCCGGCAGAACCTCTGGATGCCtgcacgggggaggggaggagaatggccccaccagcagcccctcctccaccccaactGCCCCGACTGGAGACCCTGGCCCTTGGGACCGGGGACCCAGTGCAGGCGGGCTCCAGAGTAGACTCCCACCCTCCCACGGTGGGGAGCCTCAACGCCGCCTCCCGTGGCCCCTCTCACCATACACCCGGGTGACGGCGAGGCACGTGGTGATCACCACCACCATTAGCCCGAAGCTGGCGCTGTAGTCGTCCAGAAGCACCAGCCAGTACATGCCCCCCTGGAACACAAGTCACAGCTCTGGGGTTCCCTCACCCCGGTCTTGCTCCCTGCTGCGACCCCTTCTCCAGGCAGGAGGTGGGCAGGAAGCAGCCAGGCCAGCGGTGACAGCAAGACGGTAACAGTGGGACTGCTGTCTACCTGCCAAGCCCTTTACACACACCATCTTATCTGAGTCTCACAACAATCCTAGACGTAGACCCCCATTTTATTGGTGGGAAAACAGGCTCCGGGAGGGGAAGCCACTTGTCTTGGGGTCATTCAGCCAGAGCAGGAACCAGGCTGGAGGCCAGGTCTTTTATACTTCCAAGCCAGGACTCTGGGTCCTAGACCGAGCTGCCCTCGGGGAGAGCGCCTGGGGTGGGCCAGCTTCCTCCCGAACAGGAACAAGCCGGTAGCCCAGGGAACGATCACTGACATTGCTGTGGGCGCCTGCCCCTGCCTCACCCACCAGCTGCCCACCCACCCCGAAGCACCACTCACGTCGGTGGTGAGGACCAGCCCCATCAGGTACATGGCCACGCAGATGAGCCCCGAGAACACAGCCTTCTTGGGCCGCAGGTAATACGGGAACTCGTCTGTCACAGCTGTCACAATGGTCTCCAGGAAGGCAaactgaggggaggggggaggagggtcaGAATTCTGCCCCCCTCACAGCACACGTGCACAGACACCCCCAGaggtacacacagacacatcacACGGATACATCATGCATAGACACAGCACACAGAGACGCACACACACAGTTGCACATCTCACACAAAGACACACatcacacatggacacacacagacgcacccacctcacagacacaaacacacaccacagGGGCCCGCTGGCACACACGAGGCTCACCTGGCTATCCAAGCCAAGAGTCAGGagcatgaagaagaaaaggaaggaccaGAAGGGCGACAGAGGCAGCATGGTCATGGCCTGTGGGTAGACGACAAAGGCCAGGCCGGGGCCTGGGCCAAGGGCACAAAGAGTCAGCAGCCTGGGGCACGGGGCAGGCCCCCCACATGCACACTCAAACACACGCGGTCGCTTACATCCACCGGGGCACACTAGTTCAGCCAAGCCCAGAGACACACGCTATCTGCACACCTCTAACACTTAACTCCTAGGACGTGGGCCGGTGCATTGTTGGTGCTCAAGAAACATAGAttgataaaataaatggattaacaATGAGTGTGTGAGAGgtgcctcgatggctcagtcggttggtcatccaactcttgattttggctcaggtcaggatcccagggtcgtgggatcgagtcccacatcgagctccatgctgacgatggagcctgcttaagattctcttctctctctctctctctccctctctccctctcccccgctctctctctaaaataaaaaaaaaaaatgagtacatGAATAAACCCAAGACCCAACGTAAAACCTCACTTGCATACACTTATGTATACCATCACTGACACAAACAATTCCACTAACACACACACTTAGACACGTCCACTGGCACAAGACACTGATTCACATCCTCATTTGAACCCTCAGTTCACGTGCACATGTCCTCTTGACATAGGAAATGACTCACTTGGACAAACAAGGCAAGTTACTAAGACGTGATCAAACATAAGACACTCTCACACAGAAATCCATTTATCTCCGGACTCAGGTTGACGCACACCCCCTCTGCACTCGGACACCCAGAGACCGGCAAAGACACACGCGTTCGTGTGTGCGCAAACCCACACACGCACTGGACAAACCCATCCGCGACCTTGCCGGTCCACACTGTGctccctggcccagccccagcggtgccccgcccccccgcccccccgccccccccccccaaccaccaggGCTGGCCGGCCTGCCCACCTGCTTTGGCCACTTGGTCCACAGGCACACCCAGCTCCTGAGACATGTAGCCCAGCACAGAGAAGATGGCGAAGCCAGCCAGGATGCTGGTGATGGCGTTGCCCAGAGTGACGATGAAGGTGTCTCTGCCGGGAGAGGTCCGGGCACAGAAGTCCAGGCCAGAGTGAGCGGGCCCCGCCCTCACCCCAGGAGGCCCGCCCTGGCCAGCcactctcctccctgctctggcCTCGAGGGCTCTGAGGCTGCACTGACCTATAGATGTTCTGGTGAAACGTGTTGTAGGAGGCAAAAGTGAGGAGACCCCCGAAGCCCACACCCAGGGAGTAGAAGATCTGAAGAGCAGCTTCGATCCACACCTGTGGCAGGAAAGGGTGCAGATGGAGAGCAAAGAGAAGGGGCTGCACACCGTGGCGTCCAGAGGGccaaggaaagaggaggaaggaggtggagtGAGAGCGAGTCGGCAGGTCCAGGGATGGTGCGGTAAGGAGCCCGGCTCACAAGTGACACGGGCTGGGAGCAAACCCTGTTCCAGCACTTACACTGCAGGACTGGGGAAAGTCCCtttccgggcctcagtttccccatccaggATCTAGATGATCGCTAAGCTTGGTCCAGTTCTGAAGGAAGTGGCGTCTCACGTAAATTTTCAGTAGATTCATATTGACAATAAGCCCATTGGaacccctttccctcctccctggagTTGGAGGGATCCGGATTTGATTCTAGCTccccactttctagctgtgtggcttAGGCATGCCACGGCTTCTCCCTGAGCCTCGGGCCCCTCCTCTGAAATGAGGGTGGTGGTGAGGACTAATGACCACGTATGTGCAAAGTGCTAAGGCGTGGTCAGGCGGGCATCTGTTAACAAATGAGAAATGTTAAAGCCGTTGGTACCATTGTTTCCATAATTACAAATGCCCTCCTTGGGGTGTGGAGTCAGATCTGGGTTGGAATTCCGGCTCTGCCACTCCCTAGCCCCGTGACCTTAAGCTTATCACTcttttgggtctcagtttcttcatctgtaaaatggatgaataatgtcttccctttttttacatttcttttttaagttttatttattttgagagagagagagcacacatgtgctcacacgggttggtgggggggcagacagagataaTCGCAAggaggccccacactgtcagcgggcaccatgagtgcagagcccaacacggggcttgaactcaggaaccagatcatgacctgagccaaaatcaagagtcagacgcttaaccgactaagccacccaggtgccccttaaggtttatatatttttttaggacTCTACatcaaatgtggggctcaaactcatgacctcaagatcaaaagTCGTacgctcctctgactgagccacccacgtgccccagaatAATGTCTACTTCACAGGATGGTGAAGAATAATAAGTGAAAAAGACACACAGTGTTGAGCACAGAGCCGAGCCCAGGGTCTGGTAGCAGGGGCCCATCACATGGAGGATTCctacccccttctttttttttttttttaacgttttatttattattgagagacagagagagatggagcatgagcatgagcatgggaggggcagagagagggggagacacagaatccgaagcaggctccaggctccgaggtgtcagcacagagcccaacgcggggctcgaactcgcaaaccgcgaggtcgtgacctgagcccaagtcagatgcttaaccgactgagccacccaggtgcccccccccaccttcttttCCCCAGGGGCGCCCTCTTTCTATTCCCTGGCTCAGGCCTGACCCCTCCCTCTATGCCCCAGCCCCGAGGGCCTCACCTTGGAAGACAACAGATGGTGGAACTGAGGGGTGAGATAGAACTGGATGCCCTTCCAGGCCCCTGGGAGGGTGACTCCTCGGACCAGCAGCATGAGCAGGATGAGGTAGGGGAACGTGGCCGTGAAATATACCACCTGAGGCACGATaagtggggagggaaggcaggggtgaCCTTCCTTCCACCCTGCTCCTTTTCCAGAAGTCCCCATTTTACCCAACTCGCCTCCCCAACCTTTGGGTAGGCCAAGATGAGAAGAGCCATCATCCATGATGCTTTTCTTTCGTTCCCTGCGCCCCTCCCTCCACACATGGATCCCTCAGCAAAGTCCTGTCGCTGCTTCCCAAGGAGTCCCTGACCCACCCACTCTCTCCAGCTCTGCAGTGCCCTGGTCCAGGCTGCTTTCACCCCTTGCCCGGAAGCCTTGCCTTGCAGGGGTTATGAGAGTTTCCCCTCCGATGCGTCCACCCCTGGTGCCCCTAGTCCAGGAAAGCCCACCTTGCGTGGTCAGCAGCCACTGCACATTCCCAAACTCCCCTCCATCCTGTCTCCACCTGTTCCCAAACCTCCAGCCACTTTCTCAGCAAATGCCACCAGGTCTCAGGCTCGTCACTGTCCCGACTTGCACCATGATtgtttctcccctctttctcatTGGTTTCTACCCTACCTTTCTAGTCTTTCTTTTGGTTCTGTTCCTCGTGGGCGACACTTCCTAGCACTTTGCACAGGGACAAGTTCTAAtttataaatgagtgaataaaccaCTCAGAAGGTTTCCAAGTCTTTCTAAAACAGCTTCATGGTCCTTCCCACCCTTCATAACCTCAAGTGGGCATCCGTGGCTTTGTCTGCCTCGCATCCATCTGGCCTCCTTCAGACACCAGTCACCTGACTTTCCCTAGCTGGGACTGACCCCATTCCCAGCTCCAGAGGTGGGCACCTGACCAGACCCAGCCAAGCAGAGCACCCCACCCTCCTGGCCACAGTGATCGGTTCAGGGATGGGAACATGACCCAGCCTACACAGTGAGACCCAGTTCTAGGGTTTTTGAGAACTGGAGCAAGGGAGAACCTTTCACCAAGCAGGTAAGATACAAAGCACTCCTGAGAGACCAAGAGAACCACATTCCTGATAACATCCTTTGAACCCCTAGACCCAGCTGTACCTGAAGCACACCCTCTGGACTTTCCAATCGAGTGTGACAACTGGGTTCTGGTCAGTTACCTCTGACTCATACACCCACCTTCCAAGCATTCAACAAACACATGAGGACGGAGCCTCTTCAAAGTGCCAAGCACTGGGTCAGGATGCAAACTTGAGTAACAGATCAGTCCTGTCCCTGGCAAGTTTCTAGCCACTGCCCACCCTTACCGCCacatctttcttcctcccccttcccaatCCCTAGCCGCtcaccctccccacaccccccccccaccccccgcccctgcccctgaaCTTTTTCCCAGTAGGAAGTCTATTCATCCTCTCAGGCTCAGTCCATGCCCTGCCTCCTCCGGGAAGTCATCACGCCTCCCAGCCCCTCAGGCCTCTAGGGCCTCCCAGAAGGCCCTACCTTGCCCGAAGACTTCACGCCCTTGAGGATACAGAGGAACACGATGACCCAGGCAAGgagcaggcagaggcagaggttcCAGCGGATCTCCCCAGGACTGCCAATGCCCCGGCTGCCTTGGATGTGGAGAACGTAGCGGCTGTGGGGGATGGAGATTTGAGAGTCCTCTGGTCACCCTGCCACACGCCACACACGCGGGGCAAAGCCGCGGCCAGCAAGGTTCCTATCACTGTTGTCACCAGCATCACGACTGTCCGCCAGCATTTACTCAGCATGATTATCCAACAGGCTGGATGGCACAATCGTACCTTCTTTCCCTTAATCCTCACAGTGACCCTCAGAAATATATGACCAGACCCACGTCAAAGGCAGAGCATCAGAAGCCAAATATATTGGGTAAGGTCGCACAGCTGGTCACTGaagagctgggattagaaccGGGGTCCACCTAACACCAGCACCGGCACTCGGCCTTCCAGGTGCACGCCGAGCCCCTGGGGGACGCCAGCCCATCCTCGCCCCCTCCCTGCTGCCGGCGGCTAGGGGCCCGCGGCGGCCTGACCTCCAGTACTCCTCGCTGGGGCTGACGGTGCTGGTGAGGTTGAGGGGCAGGGCTCCATTGCCATCCTTGGAGCCTCTGTGCTCATGGCAGAGGTCTGTGTTCCACCAGTTGCCACAGTGTTCCCAGGGCAGGTTGCTGGTGAGGGAGGCGAAGAGGTAGAAGAGGACGTAGGCAATGATCATGTTGTAGTAGATGGCCACCAGGCCTACGATGAGCAGCATGGCCGCGCcggcacctgggggtgggggagtgggggctgTCCTCAGGTCGAGGCCTCCTGCAGGCCAGGCTGTGTGGCCTCCGGAAGCCatcccctctctgagcttcatccCCCCGTCTGCCTagaggttgggggaaggggggcagcctccctgcctcccccaggcccGGACCCCTCCCGGGACGATGAGGCCTCACCTTTGAAGAGGGGGCTGATTTTCCAGACGGCCAGGGGTCCCAGGCTGGAGAACTGGCCCAGAGAGAGCTCgaggaagaagagggggatgCCACAGATGGCCAGCATGAGGAAGTAGGGCACGAGGAAGGCACCTGCGAGGAGGAAGGAGGTTGGGGAAGGTCTCGGGTGGGTCAGCTCCCCTAAAGCCCAGctccggccccgcccctgccctgatGGCAGACACCTGCGACCCCATGGAGCACTTCTCGTGCGGACTGGGACTGTCCTTTTATACCAGCTCACTGAGAGCCAAAGGGGCTGGTGGGGATCTCCCCACCTCTGCAGCCCCAGGGCCCAGAGGAGGGCTGGGCCTCGAGCAAAcactgagtgagtgaatgaataaaggagtGAATTCCCTGCCAGAGAAAAGTGCAAACGCCTCAGTATGGAAATGAATGAACACCCTGCAGAATCTGGCCCCGATCTACCTTCCTGCATCCTCTCTGCCACGCCCCCTTAGATGCTTGTGGCTGCCACAGGCCATCCTGTGTGCCCAGTATCCCTCCCCATTTGCTTCTCATACCGGTAGCCGTCTCCTTTAGAGAACTGCCCACCACTATAGGGCTCTGGGAGGGCTGTCACTCACAacagccaccccaccccaccccctcagaTGTATTTATCCCAAGCCAAGCCAGTTCAAGACCTTCCCTGCGGTCCTATATGGATTCACTCAGAGAGAACAGCTCTGAGGATAAAGTCATTCCAGAGTTGTctgtggcccccccccccgccagcccaaCCTCAAGGAGGGAGACTGTCCCAGCAGAAAATGAGGTGAGCacccagaaagaaacagaatcgGGAACCAGGGAAAGGGAGAGCCAGCAGAACTGGGGCCATTATCGAGTTCCTAGAGCATCAGAGGCCAGCTACAGTCCCACACTTCCTGGTCACAGCAATTCATCTTTTCCTTGCCTCATCTACTCCTATTTGGATTTCTGTCGCTCTGCCAATAGGTGTTTCTTCAATGAGTTTGGCAGAAATGGGAAGGAGGCTTCGAGGGCGGGTGGGAGCACACTGGCTCTCAAGAAGGCAGAATGGAAGGTGGAATGTTGGGTCGGCCACCAGATGACCTTGGACAAGGAACCTGGCCTCTCCAAGCCTTGGCCGTCAGATCAGGACAATGGTGCCGCCCAGGAGGGTTGTCATCAGGGTTAAGTGAGAACACCAAGCCCGGGGCCTGGCAGATGGTGAGTGTTCAACCCCAGCTACTGTTAATGAGACATCGAACAGTCACTTGATGGCGAAGCAGGGACGGCGGAAGATTTGTTGAAGATGGGGGAGACTTCACGTATGCAGTCTGAATGAAAGGAACCAGGACAGGAGGGCGGATCGAAGATTTGAGAGTGAGAACTGACTGATGGAGTGAGgtcctggcgggggtgggggagaagggggggatGGGAGAACTTTGAAAGCACAGTGATTGCTGAGAGGCAGATAGAGGCTGCTCTCAAGAAGTGGAGGAagcctctctgcccatctcttgGGGTCCGGGAAGGGCCAAGGCCTTGGGGGAGAGCCGAGTAGGTATCCGCACTGGGCatcagggagacagaggaggggatgAGTGATGAAAAAAGACAAGGCAGAGGGAGCTCGCTTCTCCCAGCCCCTTGTCACTGCTTTCAAttctgctcaaggtcacaggggAGATGGTGGCCAAGGCCACTTAAAACCTCACTCCACCCCCAGCCGTGGCCTACTAGCCTAGACGCCCCTCTAGCAGGCCCTCGGGCCCCTACCTCCTCCGTTGGTGTAGGCTCGGTAGGGGAAGCGCCAGACATTCCCCAGGCCCACGCAGTAGCCGATGCAGGACAGCAGGAAGTCCAGTTTGCCTGTCCAGTTCCCCCGGTCCGCGGCAAAGTCCACATCCAGGTCCACGTCCCCCTGGTCACTGGGGGTcatcagtaggtctggggtaatGGGCTGCCAGTAGGAGAGACCAAAGGGGTGAGGGAGAAAGGT contains the following coding sequences:
- the SLC6A7 gene encoding sodium-dependent proline transporter, with translation MKKLQGAHHRKPITPDLLMTPSDQGDVDLDVDFAADRGNWTGKLDFLLSCIGYCVGLGNVWRFPYRAYTNGGGAFLVPYFLMLAICGIPLFFLELSLGQFSSLGPLAVWKISPLFKGAGAAMLLIVGLVAIYYNMIIAYVLFYLFASLTSNLPWEHCGNWWNTDLCHEHRGSKDGNGALPLNLTSTVSPSEEYWSRYVLHIQGSRGIGSPGEIRWNLCLCLLLAWVIVFLCILKGVKSSGKVVYFTATFPYLILLMLLVRGVTLPGAWKGIQFYLTPQFHHLLSSKVWIEAALQIFYSLGVGFGGLLTFASYNTFHQNIYRDTFIVTLGNAITSILAGFAIFSVLGYMSQELGVPVDQVAKAGPGLAFVVYPQAMTMLPLSPFWSFLFFFMLLTLGLDSQFAFLETIVTAVTDEFPYYLRPKKAVFSGLICVAMYLMGLVLTTDGGMYWLVLLDDYSASFGLMVVVITTCLAVTRVYGIQRFCRDIHMMLGFKPGLYFRACWLFLSPATLLALLVYSIVKYQPSEYGSYRFPAWAELLGILMGLLSCLMIPAGMLVAVLREEGSLWERLQQASRPTMDWGPSLEENRTGMYVATLAGSQSPKPLMVHMRKYGGITSFENTAIEVDREIAEEEESMM